A window of Apium graveolens cultivar Ventura chromosome 8, ASM990537v1, whole genome shotgun sequence contains these coding sequences:
- the LOC141680778 gene encoding uncharacterized protein LOC141680778, with translation MSPHSFDQDGPERVINGPRPSPLQINKHSNVIQKSAQYHRKFPVIVYVRSPKIIHTRPSEFMALVQKLTGFMHQTDDAHNERDGNESSIDQNLKLNKNISISAISYEKKEMCSNVAEEKYDENSDVREASSSVPPTPRSHNRTLLQDFPLYTPNYSADHVLRFSDIVHISISEHVMF, from the coding sequence ATGAGCCCTCATTCTTTCGATCAAGATGGACCAGAAAGGGTGATCAATGGACCACGTCCTTCGCCTTTGCAGATCAACAAGCATTCCAATGTCATACAAAAATCAGCCCAATACCATCGAAAGTTTCCTGTGATAGTTTACGTACGTTCTCCCAAGATCATCCACACGCGGCCTAGTGAATTTATGGCGTTGGTGCAAAAGCTTACTGGCTTTATGCACCAAACTGATGATGCACACAATGAACGTGATGGAAATGAGTCATCTATTGATCAAAACTTGAAATTAAACAAAAATATTTCAATTAGTGCTATTAGCTACGAGAAAAAAGAAATGTGTTCGAATGTTGCAGAGGAGAAGTATGATGAAAATAGTGATGTTAGGGAGGCTTCTTCCTCTGTTCCTCCTACACCTCGATCACACAATCGTACATTATTGCAAGATTTTCCTTTATATACACCTAATTATTCTGCTGATCATGTTTTGAGATTTTCGGACATTGTACATATATCAATCTCCGAACATGTAATGTTTTGA